The following are encoded in a window of Pan troglodytes isolate AG18354 chromosome 4, NHGRI_mPanTro3-v2.0_pri, whole genome shotgun sequence genomic DNA:
- the ELOVL7 gene encoding very long chain fatty acid elongase 7 isoform X2 — MAFSDLTSRTVHLYDNWIKDADPRVEDWLLMSSPLPQTILLGFYVYFVTSLGPKLMENRKPFELKKAMITYNFFIVLFSVYMCYEFVMSGWGIGYSFRCDIVDYSQSPTALRIFFVLRKKNSQVTFLHVFHHTIMPWTWWFGVKFAAGGLGTFHALLNTAVHVVMYSYYGLSALGPAYQKYLWWKKYLTSLQLVQFVIVAIHISQFFFMEDCKYQFPVFACIIMSYSFMFLLLFLHFWYRAYTKGQRLPKTVKNGTCKNKDN, encoded by the exons ATCCAAGAGTTGAAGATTGGCTCCTCATGTCCTCGCCTCTGCCACAAACCATCCTCCTAGGATTCTATGTCTATTTTGTCACTTCCTTGGGACCAAAGCTCATGGAAAATCGCAAGCCCTTTGAACTCAAGAAAGCAATGATAACGTACAATTTTTTCATAGTACTcttttctgtgtatatgtgtTATGAG TTTGTGATGTCTGGCTGGGGTATAGGTTATTCATTTCGATGTGACATTGTTGACTATTCACAGTCACCCACAGCTTTGAGG atctTTTTTGTTCTGCGCAAGAAAAATAGCCAAGTGACTTTCCTTCATGTATTCCATCATACCATCATGCCGTGGACCTGGTGGTTTGGAGTCAAATTTGCTGCAG gtGGTTTGGGAACATTCCATGCCCTTCTAAATACAGCTGTACATGTAGTCATGTATTCCTACTATGGACTTTCTGCGTTGGGGCCAGCCTACCAGAAGTATTTGtggtggaaaaaatatttgacatcATTACAGCTT GTCCAGTTTGTTATTGTCGCCATCCACATAAGCCAGTTCTTTTTCATGGAGGATTGCAAGTATCAGTTTCCAGTCTTTGCGTGCATCATTATGAGTTACAGTTTCATGTTTCTGCTGCTCTTTCTCCATTTTTGGTACCGTGCTTACACCAAAGGTCAGAGGTTGCCCAAAACTGTGAAAAATGGAACttgcaaaaacaaagataattga
- the ELOVL7 gene encoding very long chain fatty acid elongase 7 isoform X1: MAFSDLTSRTVHLYDNWIKDADPRVEDWLLMSSPLPQTILLGFYVYFVTSLGPKLMENRKPFELKKAMITYNFFIVLFSVYMCYEFVMSGWGIGYSFRCDIVDYSQSPTALRMAHTCWLYYFSKFIELLDTIFFVLRKKNSQVTFLHVFHHTIMPWTWWFGVKFAAGGLGTFHALLNTAVHVVMYSYYGLSALGPAYQKYLWWKKYLTSLQLVQFVIVAIHISQFFFMEDCKYQFPVFACIIMSYSFMFLLLFLHFWYRAYTKGQRLPKTVKNGTCKNKDN; this comes from the exons ATCCAAGAGTTGAAGATTGGCTCCTCATGTCCTCGCCTCTGCCACAAACCATCCTCCTAGGATTCTATGTCTATTTTGTCACTTCCTTGGGACCAAAGCTCATGGAAAATCGCAAGCCCTTTGAACTCAAGAAAGCAATGATAACGTACAATTTTTTCATAGTACTcttttctgtgtatatgtgtTATGAG TTTGTGATGTCTGGCTGGGGTATAGGTTATTCATTTCGATGTGACATTGTTGACTATTCACAGTCACCCACAGCTTTGAGG ATGGCACATACCTGCTGGCTTTATTACTTCTCCAAATTTATTGAGCTATTAGATACG atctTTTTTGTTCTGCGCAAGAAAAATAGCCAAGTGACTTTCCTTCATGTATTCCATCATACCATCATGCCGTGGACCTGGTGGTTTGGAGTCAAATTTGCTGCAG gtGGTTTGGGAACATTCCATGCCCTTCTAAATACAGCTGTACATGTAGTCATGTATTCCTACTATGGACTTTCTGCGTTGGGGCCAGCCTACCAGAAGTATTTGtggtggaaaaaatatttgacatcATTACAGCTT GTCCAGTTTGTTATTGTCGCCATCCACATAAGCCAGTTCTTTTTCATGGAGGATTGCAAGTATCAGTTTCCAGTCTTTGCGTGCATCATTATGAGTTACAGTTTCATGTTTCTGCTGCTCTTTCTCCATTTTTGGTACCGTGCTTACACCAAAGGTCAGAGGTTGCCCAAAACTGTGAAAAATGGAACttgcaaaaacaaagataattga